The Caldibacillus debilis DSM 16016 genomic interval AAGATGATTTCCAGACTGCCGATATGTTTTCCGATCATATCGAGGGCCATGTATTGGGAAGCGCCGGCGTACACAAACAGGCTCATCAGCAGGCATTCGCCCAGGCTCAGTCCCGTCGATTTGGCGATGAAACCGTAAGTTAAGGCGATCGGTATGTATCCGATGGCGATCGGAACGGCATCTTGAATGCCGTCGAGGAAACGGCCGGCAATCCTCGTTCCGGACATCATGCGCAAAGCTTTTCCCCCCAAACCGCGAAATTCCTTGGCGATCCCCGCGATTTTCGCGGGCCTCTCTTTTTTGCGCTCCTCAAAGAAAAAAGGGCAGGCCAGTCCTCCCTTTTTCCGAATCCGAAGCAAATATTTTCTGCGCATCTTCAGGAAAAAAGCGCAAGAAAGGGGGAGCGTCCTTCCCCCTTTTCGGATTCCGTGAAAATGAAACGATCGTCTTTTCCCTTCACAGAACATGCAGAAGCTGCTGTCCTCACGCAAAAATTTCAGGCTTTGTGCGCTATTCGAGTATTTCCGCGATGTTTTTCCATTCCGGCTTGATTTCCACGCCCATTTCCTTCGCCGCCTTGGCATTGATGGCCAATTTTAAATTTTGCGGATAACGGACGGGCAATTCGGAAGCCTTTTTGCCTTCTTTCAAAATCGAATAAGCCAGCTGGCCCGCTTCATAGCCGATATCATAATAATCAAATCCGTATGCGGCAAATCCGCCCCGTTTGACCGAATCCAGCTCTCCGACAAAAAGCGGGATGTCGTGATCCTCCGCGGCGCCGATCACCGCCTCCAGCCCGTTTACGACCGTATTGTCGGTAATAATGTAGAATACATCCGCTTCTCCGGCCAAGGCCTCCGCTGCCTGCTTAATTTCCGAGGAATTGGAGACCACCTTTTCCACCAGCTTGAGATCGGTGTCCTTCATCGCCGCCTTTACGGCTTCAATTTGTTTGACCGAGTTTTGTTCCCCCGCATTGTAAATCGTGCCGACCCGTTTCCCCGGGAAATTTTCGGCAATGAACTGGACCGTTTTCGGGATCGCCTCCGGATGGTAATCCGTCGTGCCCGTCGCATTTTTTCCGGGGTTCTCCAGCGACTCCACCAGTTCCGCGCCGACCGGATCCGTTACGGAAGTGAAAACGACGGGGATCCCGGCAGCTTGCGCTTCACTGACGGCAGCCTGGGCGCTCGGCGTGGCATTGGCAAAAATCAAATCCGCCTTTGCGTTTACCAGGTTCTGGGCGATGGTTTTGGCATTGTTGACGTCGGCGGAGGCGTTCTGTTCGTCGAACTCCACCTTCAATCCCTTATCGGCGAGGGCCTTCTTGAACCCCTCCGTCGCCGCGTTTAAAGACGGATGGTTGGCGAAAACGGAAATCCCGATTTTATACGTCTTTTCCTTGTTTTCCCCGCTTCCGGTTTCCGATTCGTCCTTGCCGCAGCCGGCGGCAAAAATGGCGAAGGCAGCCAATAAAAAAGAAATAAGTGCGAAGGTCTTCCTGTTTACCATGCTCATCACTCGTCTAATTCTCCTCTCTCCTCATCTGAATAAAGTTAGAAAAAATTATAAAGGATTATAAAAATATTTCAAGTCAGTTTTGAAGATTTTTTCTTTATTTCCCAAAACGGCAGCCCTCGGCAAGCGGCGGGGCGGCAGACGGATCCGCATTCGGCAGAACATGATGAAGAATCTTCAACGGTCCCGCCTTTATAAATCGCCTCCGCGGCCCCGCGGCGGAACATCATGGTTCGTCTTCAACCTTTACCAGGCGCATGCTGTTTAAAGTGACGATCAACGTGGCTCCCATATCGGCAAATACCGCCAACCACAGCGTTAACCAGCCGGGCGCGATCAGCAGCAAAGCCAATGCCTTGACGCCCAAAGCGAAGGCGATGTTTTGTTTGATGATTGCCAAGGCCTTGCGGCTCAATCGGATCGTATATGGCAATTTCCTCAAATCGTCGGCCATTAAAACGATATCCGCCGTTTCGAGGGCCGTATCTGTCCCGGCTCCTCCCATTGCCACGCCGACGGTCGAAGCCGCAAGGGCCGGCGCGTCGTTCACGCCGTCTCCGACCATGGCCACGCTTCGATACTTCTCGCGAAGCGCCTTGATGAAATTCAATTTGTCTTCCGGAAGCAAATCGGCCTTTATATCGGAAACCCCGGCTTCTTTTCCGGCCGCTTCCGCGGTCCGCCGGTTATCCCCCGTCAGCATGACCGTTTTTTTGATGCCTACCCGATGAAGTTTTCGAATCGCTTCCTTGGAAGAATCTCTTATTTCGTCTGCCGCGGCGATGACCGTCAGGATTCCTTTTTCCGTTCCCAGCGCCATGACCGTTTTCCCTTGGGTTTGCAGGGCTGCAATTTGTTCTTTGATTTCCGCCGGGATGCCGTTCGGAAGAAGCTCTTCAAAAAGCCCCGGACTTCCGACATAATAGATTTCCTTCTTTACTTCGGCTTTCACGCCCTTGCCCGTAATGGATTGGAATCCTTCAACCGGTTCATCATGAAAAGGCAACCCGTCTTCTTCCGCCTTTCTTACGATCGCTTTGGCAAGCGGATGCTGTGAATTTTTTTCAATGGCGGCCGCAATGGCCAGCCCTTCCCTTTCATCCCCGCCGTAAGTGACCACATCGGTGACTGAAGGAACGCCCTTCGTTAATGTCCCCGTTTTATCGAAAGCGACCACTTCCAAGTTTCCCGCTTCTTCCAAATAGATGCCGCCTTTAATCAACACCCCGTTTTTCGCGGCATTTCCAATAGCGGTTACGATCGCGACAGGCGTGGAAATGACCAGGGCGCACGGACAACCGACGATTAACAGGGCCAGCCCCCGATAAATCCACTCGCTCCAATCAGCGCCCAACCATAATGGCGGAAAAACAGACAGCAAGAGGGCAAAAATGATAATGGCCGGTGTATAGTATTTGGCAAAGCGGTCCACAAACGCTTGAGAGGGGGCGCGCCCTGCTTGCGCTTCTTCCACCAAATGGATGATTTTCGCAAGGGTCGTATCCTCCGCACGCTTTGTGACCTTTACTTCCAATAGCCCTTCTTCATTCAATGTGCCCGCAAAAACCTCATCGCCAACCGTTTTGGTTACCGGAACGCTTTCGCCTGTTATCGCAGCCTGATTTAACGCAGAGGTCCCCTTGATGACGATTCCATCCATCGCCAATTTCTGGCCGGGTTTCACGATCATAATATCCCCGATTTGAATTTCGTCGACGGGGACCATCATTTCTTCATTTCCGCGGCGAACCCAAGCTTCCTTTGGCGCGATTTCCATCAACGATTCAATGGATTGGCGGGCCTTGTCCATGGAATAACGCTCCAGGGTTTCACTGATGGCGAAGAGAATAACAACCGCCGCACCTTCTCCCCATTCCCCGATCGCCGCGGCTCCTAAAACCGCCACAGTCATCAGCGTATTCATATCAAAATTCAATCGGACGAAGTTCCTGAAACCTTTCATAAATAGCGAATACCCGCCAATGATGATGGACAGCGCGTACCCCGTCGACGCAAAGAGATGCCCTTCCCCGTACTG includes:
- a CDS encoding heavy metal translocating P-type ATPase; this translates as MSEQREAKTYRVRGLSCANCAAKFENNVKALPGVQDAKVNFGASKITVWGAATIEELEKAGAFENLKVLEEEEKAVKREPFWKQKENMKVCISAILLAISWLFGKQYGEGHLFASTGYALSIIIGGYSLFMKGFRNFVRLNFDMNTLMTVAVLGAAAIGEWGEGAAVVILFAISETLERYSMDKARQSIESLMEIAPKEAWVRRGNEEMMVPVDEIQIGDIMIVKPGQKLAMDGIVIKGTSALNQAAITGESVPVTKTVGDEVFAGTLNEEGLLEVKVTKRAEDTTLAKIIHLVEEAQAGRAPSQAFVDRFAKYYTPAIIIFALLLSVFPPLWLGADWSEWIYRGLALLIVGCPCALVISTPVAIVTAIGNAAKNGVLIKGGIYLEEAGNLEVVAFDKTGTLTKGVPSVTDVVTYGGDEREGLAIAAAIEKNSQHPLAKAIVRKAEEDGLPFHDEPVEGFQSITGKGVKAEVKKEIYYVGSPGLFEELLPNGIPAEIKEQIAALQTQGKTVMALGTEKGILTVIAAADEIRDSSKEAIRKLHRVGIKKTVMLTGDNRRTAEAAGKEAGVSDIKADLLPEDKLNFIKALREKYRSVAMVGDGVNDAPALAASTVGVAMGGAGTDTALETADIVLMADDLRKLPYTIRLSRKALAIIKQNIAFALGVKALALLLIAPGWLTLWLAVFADMGATLIVTLNSMRLVKVEDEP
- a CDS encoding ABC transporter substrate-binding protein — protein: MSMVNRKTFALISFLLAAFAIFAAGCGKDESETGSGENKEKTYKIGISVFANHPSLNAATEGFKKALADKGLKVEFDEQNASADVNNAKTIAQNLVNAKADLIFANATPSAQAAVSEAQAAGIPVVFTSVTDPVGAELVESLENPGKNATGTTDYHPEAIPKTVQFIAENFPGKRVGTIYNAGEQNSVKQIEAVKAAMKDTDLKLVEKVVSNSSEIKQAAEALAGEADVFYIITDNTVVNGLEAVIGAAEDHDIPLFVGELDSVKRGGFAAYGFDYYDIGYEAGQLAYSILKEGKKASELPVRYPQNLKLAINAKAAKEMGVEIKPEWKNIAEILE